One stretch of Sebastes umbrosus isolate fSebUmb1 chromosome 5, fSebUmb1.pri, whole genome shotgun sequence DNA includes these proteins:
- the LOC119488337 gene encoding interferon-induced protein with tetratricopeptide repeats 1-like has translation MMSAAQSQTTLVSKLEALQCHFTWDLDPSRNKLFHLRDQLEDIGTEEGNCWLGHIYNLWGFVQYKLGLTEDAQSLFNKAAEAFRQMRSADEGPWLVVNYGNLAWLNHHLGDQAESQAYLTKIDALMNKYPSPSQDELHPEVYAEKAWTLMKYSRDKKLAADYFQRAIKMQPDMVEWNTSHVLVLERAFKDSNTELEADMLEKVRIAKEQDPENLYLAVYYLEQCAKKGERIEDEARELARKVLRNPVSSYNGMKSLISVYRNYVSIDEAIELAEEALENHPDERYLKRCAALCYKWWIMLFRDSRPKQSMIDRAISLHEEVISLYPHSSLMKEIDLAFMYAKFNQSQTKAEQMYRQLLERDLEPREKQVLYNHYAKYLFFDRNEVRSSIRYHMKAAAIPQQSFCHESSITTLQKITAKGRNPMCREIEEFLANLQKP, from the exons ATGATGAG TGCTGCTCAGAGTCAAACAACACTGGTGTCCAAACTGGAGGCCCTGCAGTGCCACTTCACCTGGGATCTGGACCCCAGCAGGAACAAACTTTTCCATCTCAGGGACCAGCTGGAGGACATCggcacagaggagggaaactgctgGCTGGGTCACATTTACAACCTGTGGGGGTTCGTTCAATACAAGCTGGGGTTGACTGAAGACGCCCAGAGTTTGTTCAACAAGGCTGCAGAGGCCTTCCGCCAGATGAGAAGTGCAGATGAGGGTCCCTGGTTAGTGGTGAACTACGGGAACCTGGCTTGGCTGAACCACCACCTGGGAGACCAAGCAGAGAGTCAGGCTTACCTGACAAAGATCGACGCCCTGATGAATAAATACCCATCTCCATCCCAGGACGAGCTCCATCCAGAGGTCTACGCTGAAAAAGCCTGGACCCTGATGAAGTACAGCAGAGACAAAAAGCTGGCTGCAGATTACTTCCAGAGAGCCATCAAGATGCAgccggacatggtggagtggaaCACCAGCCACGTCTTAGTGTTAGAGAGAGCTTTTAAAGACAGCAACACGGAGCTGGAGGCTGACATGTTGGAGAAAGTGAGAATCGCCAAGGAACAGGATCCAGAGAACTTGTACCTCGCTGTTTACTACCTTGAGCAATGTGctaagaaaggagagagaattgAAGATGAAGCACGAGAGTTAGCCAGAAAGGTTTTGAGAAATCCCGTCAGCAGCTACAATGGTATGAAATCATTAATAAGTGTTTACAGAAACTATGTTTCTATTGATGAGGCCATTGAATTGGCAGAGGAggctctggaaaaccatccagaTGAGCGTTATCTGAAGAGATGTGCTGCACTCTGTTACAAATGGTGGATCATGCTTTTCAGGGACAGTCGCCCAAAGCAAAGCATGATAGACAGAGCAATCAGTCTCCATGAGGAGGTCATTTCTCTTTACCCTCATTCTTCACTTATGAAGGAAATAGATCTCGCATTTATGTATGCAAAATTCAATCAAAGCCAGACTAAAGCTGAGCAGATGTATCGGCAACTGCTAGAAAGGGATCTGGAACCTCGAGAGAAGCAGGTCCTTTACAACCACTACGCTAAATATTTATTCTTCGATCGAAATGAGGTACGAAGTTCAATACGATATCACATGAAGGCGGCAGCGATACCGCAACAATCCTTCTGTCATGAGAGCAGCATCACAACTCTGCAGAAGATTACAGCCAAAGGCAGGAACCCAATGTGTAGAGAAATAGAGGAGTTTCTGGCAAACCTGCAAAAACCATAG